In a single window of the Cupriavidus sp. P-10 genome:
- a CDS encoding branched-chain amino acid ABC transporter permease, producing the protein MDIFIQQIVNGLVLGSIYALIALGYTMVYGILGIINFAHGDVLMIGALTALSAILGLQKFAPGLPEWLTLVIATLIAMPVCAVLSYSIERIAYRPLRNAPRLAPLITAIGVSIILQTMGMLIWSRNPLTFPQLLPSEPIDIGGTGATITGKEMVIIGLAVMVMSGLLALVNRTKLGRAMRATAENQKVAGLMGVNPNFVISATFMIGATLAALAGVMMATNYGNAHFYMGFIPGLKAFTAAVLGGIGNLAGAMVGGMLLGLIEALGAGYIGDLTGGVFGSNYQDVFAFIVLITVLVFRPSGIMGERVADRA; encoded by the coding sequence ATGGATATCTTTATCCAGCAGATCGTGAACGGTCTGGTGCTCGGCAGTATCTACGCGCTGATTGCACTGGGCTACACCATGGTCTACGGCATTCTGGGGATCATCAACTTCGCTCACGGCGATGTCCTGATGATCGGCGCGCTGACCGCCCTGTCAGCGATTCTTGGTCTGCAGAAGTTTGCCCCCGGCTTGCCCGAATGGCTGACGCTGGTGATCGCGACATTGATTGCGATGCCGGTCTGTGCAGTACTGTCTTACTCGATTGAGCGTATCGCTTACCGGCCCTTGCGCAATGCGCCACGGCTGGCCCCGCTGATTACCGCGATCGGCGTGTCCATCATCCTGCAGACGATGGGCATGCTGATCTGGTCGCGCAACCCGCTGACCTTCCCGCAACTGCTGCCGTCGGAACCGATCGATATCGGCGGTACCGGAGCCACCATCACCGGCAAGGAAATGGTCATCATCGGCCTGGCCGTGATGGTCATGTCCGGCCTGCTGGCGCTGGTCAACCGCACCAAGCTCGGCCGCGCCATGCGCGCCACCGCCGAGAACCAGAAGGTGGCCGGCCTGATGGGCGTGAACCCGAACTTCGTCATTTCCGCCACCTTCATGATCGGCGCCACGCTGGCCGCGCTGGCCGGCGTGATGATGGCCACCAACTACGGCAACGCCCACTTCTACATGGGCTTTATCCCGGGCCTGAAGGCGTTCACCGCCGCAGTGCTGGGCGGCATCGGCAACCTTGCCGGCGCGATGGTCGGCGGCATGCTGCTGGGCCTGATCGAGGCGCTGGGTGCCGGCTATATCGGCGACCTGACCGGTGGTGTGTTCGGCTCGAACTACCAGGACGTCTTCGCTTTCATCGTACTGATCACTGTGCTCGTCTTCCGTCCGTCCGGCATCATGGGCGAACGCGTGGCGGACCGCGCCTGA